The DNA window CCAGAGTTCTAGGTTGCCGTCGATGCATTTTGTGATGAGGCTTTGGGGTAGCCATACAGTTTCGTCTTCTGCCCATTCGGCTTCCATTTCGCGTTTCCAGCGCCATGGGTCTTCGGCGAGTTGTCTGCGGATTTTTTCAAGTATGGTCTGTTTGAGTGGTCCGTGTGGTTCTACTGCTTGCTGCCATGTTATGTGGTGCCTGGCGTAGTCGGTGTAGTCTTTGTGGCTGCATATTTTCCAGAAGAGGCTGTCTGTGTTCCAGGGTGTGGATGTGGCTATGAATTTGCCGTTTGTGGCACCTAAAGTGAACAGTATGGAGTCGTACATTTCTGTGTCGTTGGGTAGGAAGTTCATTTCGTCGCAGTAGACTATGTTGAGGGATGGTCCGCGTATGGTTTCTGGGCTGTTTGGGTAGGCTTCGATTTGTGAGCCGTTTGTGAAACGTATCAGCGTGCGCAGTGCCTTGAGAACGTGGGTGGGTGGGAGTTTGCGTGTGAGTTGTGTGATGCGGTGGATAATGTATTTGGCTTGTCTTAGGCTGGGTCCAACTATGCCTATGTGGGTTTCTGGATGTGTTAATGCGTACCATAGTAGCAGGGCTGAGATGATGAAGCTCTTGCCGGACTGGCGGCTCCAGCGTGCGGCTATGAACTGGTGGTTTAGGAAAAGCTGGGTAAGTTCTTGTTGGTAGTTGGTGGGTTCGAATTGGAGGATGTTGCGGAAGAAATCTAGTGGGTTTTCGATTAGTCTCCGCGTCTTTGCAGCCTGTGACTCGTCGACTTCGCGCTCATTGTGGAGTAGGCTGAGTCTGTACGGGTCTATCTGGTGTGGGCGCATTGTTCTTCGTTCCCTGTACGAGCTGCGCATATTTTCCCTCCAGTTCGACGAGTTTGGCTTCTATGCCTCTGTAGTCGATGTAGTCTGCAAGTAGGTCCCTGTAGGTTCTAGCCAGAGTGGCTGTGGCTTGCAGTCTTTGTACTTCTACTCTGTTCAGGTCTGGTCGGGATGCCGCTTGTAGGGCTGCGGCGAGAATTTTCAATGCTTCTTCGATGCTGGGCAGTTCTGGGGGCAGTTTAAGTTCAGATGTTATTAATTTCCGCTTAGACTGAGTCATAATAACGCGCAGGCCGAGTCTCTTTGCTTTCTCGTAGATGCCGTTTTGGGTCTTTCCGAGTTTGGCTGCGATGACGTTTGCGTTGTCTCCTGCTTGTATGAGTTCTCTGAGTTTCTGTTCTTCTTCTATGGTCCATAGTTTGCCTTTCATGTATTTTTCAGCTCTTTTGTCCATAGAATGCGCCTAATATGGTTCCTACGACTAGCATCATGGCTGCGAAGATTTCGTTGTTGAATGTTTGGAACACGATCATGTACGTGGTTTCTAACGCTGTCAACATGACTAGGGCTAATACGGCGAAGTACATGCCGTAGAGTAGTTTCTTGTCTGGTGCTAGTTCGAGTTGTTGTGTGTCGCCGTGTGCTGTGCGGATTTGGATTGTTTTGGTTAGTGCTCGTTTAATGAAGCCTCGCATGGTTGCATGTCCTCCTTTTTAGTGTTCTTCTGTGTCCGGTTAGGAAGCTGTTGAGCAGGGTTTCTGCTTCTTGAAGTGTGACTTCGCTTGGTGTCAACACGCGTACGGTGATGGGCCAAGTTAATGGAACAGCGGTGTAGTCGATGTCGTACAAGCCGTCAGTATACTTGAAACTGTTCTGCGCTAGGATTATGTGTCTGTTTTTCTCGCCTAGAACGCCTAGGTAGACGCCCCAGCTTCGGCTGGGAATGTCAATAGAGCCCTTAGAGAAGGAACTCTTGCCGACGGATGCATCGTACCAATCAACGCGGACCAGATCGCCTAAGTTGAGACTCTTAATCTGATTCTGAATCTGCCAATTCATACACAATCATCAAGAAGAAACCAGCAAGAAGCGCTGCATTTAAGGAAGAGCGAAATTTACCAATTTACAAATCCTGAAACAGCGAGCGCGTGCTTTGCACATTTATATTTATCTTCTACCAAATGGGTGAAAGGTGTGGTCATGAGTCAGTGGACTTGCTATAATTGTAATCGGCTCTTTCGAGGCGAGTTCAGAGAAGGCGATGAGATAATCTGCCCGGAATGCAAGGCCAGAATCGCTGTGCTTAAGGCAGAAAAAGAATATTGGGAAGCTATGAAGAAGAGCGCTGAAACCAAGAAAACGCAGTAGCAACCCAGAAAAGTCTTAAAGCTTAATTTCAGAACGGTGCAATAAAGAGCTTTGAGTCAGGAGAGCAGGTTTTGTTAAGTCAAATATGCATGCATTGACCAATGCTAAGATTTAAATTACAGAAGAACACCAAAAAATGTATGCCTACCAACAAGAATCACAGTCCTATAAGAACTTCGGATATTTTGAGCAAGGTCAACAAACGACGCACTTTGACGGATAAGATATTATCCGAGTTTCCAGGCTATGGAGGATACAAGGAAAAAGAAGTGCTACGAGAGACGGACAAGCTTGTCAGAAACATTGTGTACAGAAACATGAAGGAAACTTCTGAAGCGATTAGGGCCCTCTTCAGAGAGGCATTGAATGCTCTCGGCTTGTCTAATGAGGTTAGATCGCTTGAGAAGCTTTCAATGCGGAGCGATGCTTTCGCTGAGAAGATTCTACACGCTACCCATGGCTATTCACCCTTGATGAATGTTGTGAAAGTGGATGAAGAGACGCTACTGGAATTGATGGAATTCGATGCGAGTCTAGCTAAAGATATAGACAGGCTGAGAGAAAGTGTGAAGACTGTAGAGAAGGATATGTCAGCCGGGAAGCTTACGTTAGAGAACCTCAGGAGTATTCAAGATGTCTTGAACGTGCTAGAAACTACTTTCAGCAAGAGAGGAGGAGTTCTGCAAGGCTTAGCGGGTGAGTGACTATGGCTTCAAGAAAAACAAACGTGATAGAATGGGTAGGGGCGGGTTTCGACGATATTCTGTGGGTATACCCTTACGAAGACATCCGATGGGGTAGCGTCGTAGTAGTACATGAATACGAAACTGCGATTTTCATGAGAGATGGCAAGCTATATGACGTTTTTCAGCCGGGAAGACATACTATTACCACTCAGAACATACCAGTATTGACAAGAGTTTTCAGACTTGTAGGCGGTTACGGTGAGACACCATTTAAGGCAACAATTGTGTTCGTGTCTCTTAAGCAGCATAGAGGCAGATTCGGCACTAGCACGCGAGTCAAACTTGGCCCGAGAACTTTCTACACGACTGAGTTGACGACGTTCGGTGAGTTCTGGCTGAGAATCCAGGATGCTACGCTCTTCCTGACTCAAGCCGCTGGAGCAGCTCAATCATTCTCAACTTCTGACCTCTCAAGCTTCTTTAAATCCTTTTTCACGGAATTGTTCATACAGGAAATGGCTAGATACACAGCAATTGACGTGTACACACATCTTGAAGAAGTCACATCCAAAATCAAAACAAGTGCGGTCTATGAAGCGTTCAAGCAGAGGGGACTTGAGCTTCTTGATCTGAAGATTGGTGGGGTCTCTCTTCCCTTACTTGAAAAAATCGAGAAAGAAGACCCAACTTATGGGCTTCCGTTGCTGATAGCAATACAGAAGGGAGATGAGGATAAAGTTCTGGAGATTACTAAGGTCGTAGAATCTATGAGGGCTCTTGGCAAGTCTTCTGGAGCCGGGCTCGTTGGCGCACTTTTTGCAGTGCCTTCGATGTTGGGATACCCCGCACCTGCGGCACAACCTCCGCCTCAATACCCAGCTTCACCACAAACCCAGCCGACGAAATCTCCTGTTGATAAGTTGCGAGAGCTCAAGCAGATGTTGGACGAAGGGCTGATTACGGCTGAAGACTACGAGAAGTCCAAGAAGGAAGTACTAGAGCAGATGAAGAAGGGCGGTAGCTAGATTCTAGAAGATTGATCATAGGAGCTGAGACCTGTGAGCTGGAAAATATGGAAGAAGCCCGAAGAGAGACTGAGGGAAGAGTGGGACAAGGCTGTTAGTCTACGTAACCAGGGAAAGTGGAGCGATGCTGCGAACCATTTCCTATCAGCCGCGAATTTAGAGGAGGAGGTGGCTGGACGGCAATCTACCAAGCAAGCACTGATTGCTCGCGCCTTGGCAGCCCTTTACAAGGCAGTCGGTAGTAGGACAGGCGATGATCTCTCAATATGTCATGATGCGATGGCTAAACTCGACCCTGAGACTTCTCTAGATATTCCCAACAAAGTCAGAGCAGGCGATGTTGCACAGGAAGCCGCGCTCCTAGCGGTAGAGGCTCGCCTACCCCAAGTTAGTCTGCAAAACCTTGAAGGCTTCCCCGACGAAACTGCAGACAAATTTGAAGCACTGGCTCAATCGTACTTAGGACTTGGACGTGAGAAGCTTGTCCTCGGCAGTCTTTTCGGAATAGATAGCTCTTCCGATAGGTTAGCATTCAAGTCCTTGGGTTTGTCAAAACTCTTGAAGGGCTCAGCCGAAGAAGAGCGCGATCCAAGCAAGGCGGTCGAATACTATGCTGAAGCGATGGGCAACTTCGGTCAGGCCATGCTCGAGGAATATAGGGGCTATCTTGATGATAGAAACAGGAAGTTAGGCAGCGTTGCAAAGTGCTGGTTCTGCGGCAGGGACGTTCAGGGGGAAGAGGTTCAATACGTCTACATGGAAACAATACTGACCCCATATCTGAGAGAGAAATACGGTTCTGAGTCACCGCCCTCTGTCAATGAGCTAGGTATAGCTGCTTGTTTGGCATGTTATGAGGCAATTCATAAGATGGCTGATTTAGTTGCAAGAAAATACTATCAAATGGCAATGGCCGAACTGAGAGCTGTCGAGAAAAAACTGTGGGAAAATATGCTCACACTTGAAAAACGGCTGTCCCGTGTTGAAGATTTGGCGCATCGACATGGTTAACCTGAGGCAGAAAAGTGAGCGTCAATCCATACGAATTGAAAGCGCTGAGATGCGTCAAATGCGGTGCGCCACTCTCGGAGCCACCGTCACAGTCTGAGTACATCAACTGCGAATTCTGTGGATATACCCAGAAGCTGATCGATTCAAGGGAATATCTGGATAAACTCAGAAGTGAGGTTTACAACTGGGTCAAATCGATTGTTCCACCAGCAGCGGCTGTCTCCCAGATTGTCGATCCTATGGCCAGGCATAACATCTTCGTATTCAACATCAAACCGAAAATTCTTGGCGAATATGCGTCGGTTAAATCAAGACTGTCGACCCACCTGATACATCCCCTATTCATTCTGCCCTTTTTCCAGCCGGCTTCGGTTAGACCCGAGAATCCAAGAGCGTGTTTTGAGAACCTAGCCAAAGTGCAAAGTCTTGAACAAATGGCCGTCGTGGACGAGGATAAGAACTTCATGGATGATGTCGTGATCGCTTACGAGGTTTATGCTCATACCGCCAATGCTTTCGAACTGACACAAAGCAAAAGTGATCTCAGTTTCCTGATCAACAACTTCGACCAGATTGCGACTTCTCTGGAGAAACATCCCCAAAGAACTGTCGAATACAAGAGAATGTGCGGAGTTGTCAAAGCATTTCGAGCGACGGATCAATTCCTTAAGGGAGACCTAAGCGCGGCGAAGCAATCAGCCCTTGGGGCTATCCAACTGCTTGAAGAAGTTGCTAAAGAAGCGCGGAAATCAACATCAACTGCAGTAATGATACCAGCAACAACCCAAGAGATCAGTTCTCTAAGAACGCTAGGGAACCTCGTCGAAGCTGGTCTCAGGTTGTTTGAAGCGGGGAGGTTTCCGTCGGAGCTTTTACCATACCTTCACAAATATTTCAGCTTAGCCGAGCAACTGAGAACGAGAAGAGGCGCTAACACGAGCATCTACGAAGAGTTGAGCGCCCATCTCAGGAATATAGTTGAAGCCAAGATTGGTGCTAGCCAGATCCAAACTCTTCAGGGCTCTGGCAATCTCTTAGTTCCATTATGGATTGTATCACTGAATTACACCTTCGCCACAGGAACACTTTTGTGGAAGAAAGGAAAGGAGGTTGAAGACATGCTCCTAGTGGCAGCGACGATGCCACTAGCCTCGCAACCTGTGACAGATGTCTTTGGAAGATCTGCTGGTCTCATGGATCAGTTGTCTGGCAAGGAGACTACGCTCAGCACAGGTTTCATTGGAAACATTGTAGCCCAAGCGAGAAAAACATCGTTACCGTCATCAACGAAAGTCATTCCGCCCCTCTCAACAAAGGAAGACAGTGAGAGAACCGCGGAAGCTTACCTCAGCGCCGTCAGCCGCAGTCTAGGAGGAAAGATACGGTTTGGGGCAGCTCACTCTTTAGGACTTGTGTATGCTCCTACGGAGCGTCAAGGCAGTGATGTCTACGCACCGAGCCTAGGATATTCTCAGATCAAACTAGCCCCCTACCTTGAACAGCTGATTGAAATCGCCCTCTAAACAAGTCCGCAGGAAAGCATCAAATCCAGAATGTATTGTTCACTAGAGGATATTTCCATAAACAATAAATGACATAACCACAACAACTTGGTTAGGACTGTATTTGATGTTAGGACAAAAGCTGGAAGTTTCAATCTTAATCGCGATTGTCGTCTTAGTGGTATTTGGCGGTATGCTATACAAGATTCAGCTTGAACAAAGACCGCAATCTCCACAAGGACAAGATCAGCAAAATCAATCTCAACTTCAAGGTTTCAGCGCTATTTTCAACGTCAATGGTTATGTCTCTTCAGAAGCTTGGTTGAGAAGCTCCACAACAGATCTGCCAGAGTATTCCGCTATTGTCACATATTCCGTCTCAAACACAGGAAACGCCGATGCCTCCAGTATAGAGGTTACGGTTCGAGTTGATGGTGAAATCCTTTCGCAACAGCCGATCTCTGTTCTTAGACCATCGGGAGAATATACTGGTTCTTTCAGCCTGTCAATGGAATATGACTCGTCAAACACTGTAGCTATAGATGCGTCGTGTTCGAGCTCAAGTGACTCAACATCAATTGTGCTCGATGCAAGCTTGCTTCGCTCTCCCAGTGTGCCCAGTGACCAAGAACTCTCAAAATTATACATAACACCTAACGAGGTCAACGTATCATCAACAGAAGACAACATTGTAAGCAACAAGTTTCTATTGCTTCCAAACTGGGTAGCACTCAGGGATTGGGTTGGCAACAACATAGACTACAAATACGACTCTGAAGCCCACGGAAAAACAGAATTCTGGCAACTACCACACGAAACTCTTCAACTCAGAACCGGCGACTGCGAGGGTTTCTCAATCCTCTTATGCTCTCTGCTACGTGCCAATGGCTGGTCTGAAAACGACGTATACGTCGTTCTGGGTGAACAGGATGGCAGCTACCATGCTTGGGTCAAGATCAACTTAGGAGTGTTAGGATGGTATAACATCGAACCCCAAGCAGACGGATGGAACACGCTAATAGGAGACTTCCTCAGCTTACCAGGATACGCATCGATCGGCTATTTTAATGACACCCAGTTTCATTGGACAGGGTGACTAGCCCTTAAGTATGATCCGCAGCAGGACACTTCAAATTCTGCACAACCATTGAACTGGGCATTATTGTTTTGTTCTGCTATCTAATCTTAAGAGTCGGTATTTTAACAGGCGTGGCCAACCAGTCTTAGCGAATCTCAACCTATCCGGATCTTCCTTCAGCCACCGCATCATATGAAAGAAGCTCTTCGCCCTCTTATCCTCTCGTTCTTTGACGGGTTCGTAACCCAAATTCCTCAATTCATCAAGATAAGCCATCTCCGTAAGACGCTGTGCTTCACCACTCACTTTAACCCTGCGAACTCGGTCGTCACCGTAAGCTCTCCTCAAACCGTCAACAGTATCATCGAAAATGTAGCCTTTACAGACGTGAATTTCCTCTTCTGACCCAAGCCTCAGCCTACTAAGCAGCTCGGACACAATTCTCAAAGATTGCTTCAAATACTCTTTTCGGTAGAACCGACCCGACTGGAAAAACTTCACATCAATCACTCCATAATGGAATTCCCGCGTCTCATCACGGAACGCACCAATGACCACACCAAAAAGCAAGTCTCCGCTACCCGCATCATCTACGGTAATTGTCATTCTACATCGCCTTCTTCCCTCACGCATATTAAAGCTCATATAAAAACAGTCTGCAAAACACAGACCGCAGAGTCCGCTGCACAAGTCATGAAAATGACAGGCAACAGAATAACATAGAATGCATTACTTAATTATCTCTAAGGCAAAGCCTATTGAGCACGAACTCTATCCAGCCCAAAATCACTTCTTCTGTGTTCTAGCCTTGAAATCCGTTATAGTTATGCCCACAACCTCGTTGTCCGCCAGCCTATACACTACTCCATCCTCAACCTCAACGCTGTCCTTGGCTTCCCTCGGCTTCCCAAAACTAATATAGAGCACATCCGCTTCCTCATCATAATCAAAATCAACCTTCTCCAAGCTTATCGCAACTTTCTCCAAACCACTTCGCCCTTAACCCTAGCTACGTTAGAAGTGAAGTAGGCGGTAATAATAACCTTTTCATCATCAAACTCACGGTAAACAACAACAAGATACTTCGACCCAATGCTCAGTGCTGAATAAAATCTTAAAGCCTTAAGCTCGCCTTTCAACCCCTTAACAACCAAATCAGGACCTCGAACAGCCTCAACGATTTCACGTGCATAAGCCCTAACCTCCGGATGCCTCGCAACAATATGATCAAGAACCTTAGTAGAAAGCCTAACTTTCATATCCAACCAGTGCAACTTCAACAGTAAAAAACCTTTTTGGAAAACAAAAAAAGACACCTCGCTTGAACTCCTGGCATCTACATTCAAACTAGGCATGCATATAGAAAACTCATGGCTCACACAAATACGACTACGCCTGCCGAGACCACGCCTACAAAAACAACGGATCCCCACGTCATCTTTCGTCCACTGCTACCAAAGCAGCAAACAATGGAAATCGAAGAACAAAGACACAACGAAACCTGCGGAAATGCTAAGCAACAGAATCACATAGAAGATAGGCAATCTGTTGGATCTGTGCCGACAGAATCAAGAGTGCCCGCGATTTGATTTCCTATGAAGCAAGGCTTCCACAACTTCCCGTTTCTCATTAGCCAAGTCTTTGAGCGTTTTCAACAAGCCTCGCTTCGACGCGTCCCACACCTCTAAGGCAACCAGTTCGCCTTTCTTGTCAAAACCCAGAAGAACATCGCTATCCAGAAGCTTCTCATCCTGAATAGCACCCTCCCTAAGCTTCATAGTTAAGATATCCGCTTTAGGATCATACTTTAAGACTATATCCATCTTCCAGTCCTTTTCCTTCTGTCCACGATGTCTTTAAGCTGCGTGCTATATATTACCGTTATGACAACAAAGTCAGTATTCACTTTTTCATGAATCACCGCCAGGCTACGCCTCCAGCTCACAGCCACAAACCTGTTCACAAAAGCGTCAAAAAGCATCTCATCAGGCTTGCTAACAACCTGCTTCACCACTCGTTCGGTGATGCCAAACTTCCTCATCTCCTTCTGTAGCTTATCCCTAGCGTGATCAGTGAATAAAATCATCAGAATTCACTTGCAAAAATACTATCAACGCTATCCAAATTTATGTTTGATGACGCTGAATCGAAGAACAAAGATACGACGAAGTCACTGGAAATGCTAAGCAACAGAATCACTTAACTATCCAGCAATTCGTAACGTTTGGAAAGACATCGAGAGGGTAACTAATGTCCACAGTGTTCGAGGTTAGGGCTTATGATAAACGAACGATCAGATTCACCCAAGTTCAATGGTTGCACACGGTCTTCTTCCATCCCGAGGTCGAAGGCGAAAATGCAAAATAAGAAAAACCCTAGAAAATCCTGAAATCGTAGTTGAGGGCGCCACAAAAGACACTAAAATATGTTACCGGTTTTTCAAGTCCACTTCAGTCACATCAAAATACCTGGCAGCTGTGGTTAAAATCTTGAATCAAGAAGGTTTTATAATAACGGCATACTTTACAGAGAGAGTAAGAAGGGGCAAGGTTCTTTGGAAAAAGACAAAATAGTGATGAGCTACGACCGAGAAGCAGACACAGTCTACATCAGCTTCGGCAAGCCAAGGAAAGCAGTCTCTGAAGAAATCGACCCCTACATAGTGGTGAGACGCGACCCCAAAACACGAGAAATGATCGGCATAACCATAACAAACTTCAGCAAATACTTCGAAACCAAGAAAAAACTCAGTGTAGAAATACCCGCGTGAACTGCGCGGGAGAAAACCTGCGCAGCTCCTTGACCCTTCCAGCCCGGATTTTCATTTTTCAAAATCCTTTCTAATCTTTTCAAACATTGGCTTCAATTCGGGAATGTCTTTTGCGACAGTGTTCCAAACCCGCCTCAAGTCAACTCCAAAATACTCATGGATCAGCTTGTCTCTCATTCCCGCCATCCTCTTCCAAGGTATCCGCGGATACCGCTTCCTGACTGAACCTGGAATCTTCTTCACCGCCTCTCCAATGATTTCCACAGCCCTCGTAACTGCATAAGCAGTCTTCTTATCCTTCACAAAATCCTTGTATTCCAAGCCTTCAATAAACCTCACAGCATCACCCATCGCCTCAACAATATCATCCACATAATCCAAAAACTCCTCCTTCATACGTTCACAACTTCCTCCAGAACACGCTTCCCAATCCTGGGCTTAAGCGCACTTCTTTCAACCAAATCCACCTTGACACCTAAAGCATCACTCAAGTAATTTTCCAGCCCAACAAAATCCAGAAGACTCAGACCCGCCGACTCATCAAACTCAACCAGAACATCAAGGTCGCTGCCCCTCTTCGCTTCACCCCTCAAGTAAGAACCGAAAACACCAATCGTCCGCACCTTGAACTCCTCCTTCAACATGGGCTTCAATTCAACTAGCTTCATCTTAATCTCCTCAATACCCTTCATCAAGGTCCTCACCGCCAGTAACACCTTATAAATTCCTTAACTCAAATCTTTTGCCCAAAACCTTCATGCTCAAGAGAATCATGGAAATCGAAGAGCAACGCCACCAGCGAAGTCACTGGAAATCTAAGCAACAGAATCACATAAACTCAGACAACGTCCAAGTCTATTTAGGCAGCCTAGTTATCCCCTCCACGTGATCAAAATCTTCGTCAAACGTGAACACTTCCGTCACATTGCTCTGCCTCATGACATCGACGGCTAGGGCATCGTTAGCTTCAAGCCTCAAATCATCCCCCAACTCAACTGCCGCGAAATAGGCTTCACGACTCACACCATGAACGGTCACATTGTCAAGCATGAACAAGCCGCGAACAAGGTTAGTCAAGCGTTCCAGAGGCATGCCATGTTTGAGTATGTTAACCGCTTCAGACAAGTGCACCACAGTCACAATCACCTGTTCTCTTCCCTGAGACACGTCAGCGACAATTTTCTTCGCCTGTTCCTTCATCTGCCTCTCCTTCTGCGTCAACTGCTTCTTCGGCTTGTAATAGGCATAAACGAACACGTTAGCGTCCAAAAACCTCATGAACGTCCCTCAAAAAAAACCTCTTCTGAAACTCCTTCCAGTCCCCAATAGACTCCACCCCAAGATCAACCCTGTCAAAATCCTCAGTCAAATCAACACGACGCTTAGGAACTAACTTCAAATACCCCTTCCTCTTGATGACAAAAAGCTCCCGACTCTCATCAATCTCAGCCTCACGCCAATCTGCAGGCAGGATAACACGACCCTGAGAATCCACCTTCTTAACTTCCACCCCAGATTTCAACCATTTTCACCACAAAACACATCATTCAACCATAATATAAGTCTTCTTCCCAGCAGCAAACGTAAACAATCAACCAGCCGCATAGGTCATCAAAACTCAACAGAAAAAAGGCACGTGCACCCAAGGGCTGCAAGTGTATCTGCGTCGAACACCAAAACAGTCTTATTTATTACGCGTCAACACTCAATACTAAAATGAACCCAACCCACAGAACAGAGGAAAAAACCATATGCCCATAGACAAAACCGAATTCCAAACCGGCAAACCCCACACCCAAATCGAAAACGACATAACCCAATTCCTCAACGAACGCAAAGAAAACGCATTCACATCCAAAGAAATAATGGCCGGCGTCCACTTCGACACCGACTTCAGCACACTCGAAACCTCCAAAATCTCAACCTTCGCCGTAGCCGACTTCACCACCATACTCTCAGAAATGGTCCGCAACGGAAAAGTCAAAGTCAAAATCGTCGAAGGACAAATGTACTTCGCAGGCACAGCCACAGCAAACGGAAACAGCGCCAAATGCCCAAAATGCAAGACAAAAGTCGCTGAACCCGAAAAAACATGGAAAATGACCGGACGCCCAGACAAAAAAGGCCAAAGACTACAACTGCAGATAGGCTTATTCAAATGCCCCCAGCACGGAGCCTTCAGAACCGTCCTGGACAAACAAAAAATCTAGCCGCACTTCAAACACGAAGACAGACGAACGCGATGCGCATTAAACCGTTTAGAAAAAGCTTTCACAAATCTTAAATGAGGACACTCCTTCCTATAATAGGAAGAGAAAAAGGGTTTCACTGCTTCTCTGCTGCATTGGCACCACTCATCAAAGGACTGCTGACCTCTCTCTTCCAAGCGCCGAGCGTGGGGCGCAATGAAAAAAAGTACCCAAACCTGGAGGAAGTGAAAAAAATGAAGAAAGCAGTTCTAATCCTTCTCGTTGCTTTAGCGTTACTCTTCACAGCAGTTCCAATGGCAGCGGCACCAGCCACAAAAACACCGTTCACCGCCCAAGCTACCCTAATCCCGACAAGCCCGGGCAAAATTTGGATCACCTCCGACGGCGTTCAACAGGTCAAAGGAGCAATAGCAGAAGGAACAGTAACTGGAGACCTCACAGGCTCATTAGCAATCATACAAGGTGCAACCCTCGACTTGAACACTGGAGAAGGCTTCATGCACGGAAAATTCACGATAACTACAGCTGAAGGAACCTTTCAAGGCTCATTCACGGGCGTAATCACCGGCTACTTCTACACATCAGGACAAGCTGTGGGACACGGCACAGGCGCCTACGAGGCACAAAAAATAATGGGTGCATTCAACGGATACCAAACAATGATAGATGATGTCCCCACCACAATACTAGCCTTAGAGGGCTTGATACTGTCTCCCCACGGCTAAACCCAGCGCATGCGCTTCGACACTCAACTTGAGCCTCTTACCAACTCAAATATCGACAGTGTACTGTCTCTTCGTGCCTTCTTTTTGACAGCCTCTATATCCACTTTGGTAAACTTCAAAGTCGCCCGCACGTCTTCCTCATCCTTCAAAGCTCTCGCTCTGGGCACAGTAGCTTTAATCATGCGAAGCTTGGCTAAAATCAAATCTTCAGGCACTTGGAGAAAAGCGGACAAACCCGCAACCGTGCCCACCCGTTTCTTTAACCGTTCACGCGAGAAAATAACATCAACATCATATGCCGACTTGCTGTCCTTGAACGTGGCTATTCGGTAACCAGACTGGAGCGCTTTATCAACAGTCCGCGCATCAACTTTTAACCCAGCTTGCCTCAAGGCAGAGATAAGCTTAGCCCGCTGGCTTGCCCCAGAAACATAGA is part of the Candidatus Bathyarchaeia archaeon genome and encodes:
- a CDS encoding terminase family protein; this encodes MRSSYRERRTMRPHQIDPYRLSLLHNEREVDESQAAKTRRLIENPLDFFRNILQFEPTNYQQELTQLFLNHQFIAARWSRQSGKSFIISALLLWYALTHPETHIGIVGPSLRQAKYIIHRITQLTRKLPPTHVLKALRTLIRFTNGSQIEAYPNSPETIRGPSLNIVYCDEMNFLPNDTEMYDSILFTLGATNGKFIATSTPWNTDSLFWKICSHKDYTDYARHHITWQQAVEPHGPLKQTILEKIRRQLAEDPWRWKREMEAEWAEDETVWLPQSLITKCIDGNLELWNFDSSREGRFYAGLDLGKHRDHSVLAVTEETEGKNCLRHWKVFPLGTKYATVIGYVKSLTDRWHSLERIRVDVTGVGEYIVEDMKNADIENVEPVTFTATRKQELASLLKQRMLDDTYKFPFTELRLSPTVQLSYVAELNTERFTLRKDGTIGFSHPQGQHDDTFWSTCLAVSCSIKLAPEPYFAVAQQK
- a CDS encoding SPFH domain-containing protein, coding for MASRKTNVIEWVGAGFDDILWVYPYEDIRWGSVVVVHEYETAIFMRDGKLYDVFQPGRHTITTQNIPVLTRVFRLVGGYGETPFKATIVFVSLKQHRGRFGTSTRVKLGPRTFYTTELTTFGEFWLRIQDATLFLTQAAGAAQSFSTSDLSSFFKSFFTELFIQEMARYTAIDVYTHLEEVTSKIKTSAVYEAFKQRGLELLDLKIGGVSLPLLEKIEKEDPTYGLPLLIAIQKGDEDKVLEITKVVESMRALGKSSGAGLVGALFAVPSMLGYPAPAAQPPPQYPASPQTQPTKSPVDKLRELKQMLDEGLITAEDYEKSKKEVLEQMKKGGS
- a CDS encoding transglutaminase domain-containing protein; the encoded protein is MRSSTTDLPEYSAIVTYSVSNTGNADASSIEVTVRVDGEILSQQPISVLRPSGEYTGSFSLSMEYDSSNTVAIDASCSSSSDSTSIVLDASLLRSPSVPSDQELSKLYITPNEVNVSSTEDNIVSNKFLLLPNWVALRDWVGNNIDYKYDSEAHGKTEFWQLPHETLQLRTGDCEGFSILLCSLLRANGWSENDVYVVLGEQDGSYHAWVKINLGVLGWYNIEPQADGWNTLIGDFLSLPGYASIGYFNDTQFHWTG
- a CDS encoding DUF2283 domain-containing protein — protein: MEKVAISLEKVDFDYDEEADVLYISFGKPREAKDSVEVEDGVVYRLADNEVVGITITDFKARTQKK
- a CDS encoding DUF2283 domain-containing protein yields the protein MDIVLKYDPKADILTMKLREGAIQDEKLLDSDVLLGFDKKGELVALEVWDASKRGLLKTLKDLANEKREVVEALLHRKSNRGHS
- a CDS encoding DUF2283 domain-containing protein, whose product is MEKDKIVMSYDREADTVYISFGKPRKAVSEEIDPYIVVRRDPKTREMIGITITNFSKYFETKKKLSVEIPA
- a CDS encoding DUF86 domain-containing protein, translating into MKEEFLDYVDDIVEAMGDAVRFIEGLEYKDFVKDKKTAYAVTRAVEIIGEAVKKIPGSVRKRYPRIPWKRMAGMRDKLIHEYFGVDLRRVWNTVAKDIPELKPMFEKIRKDFEK
- a CDS encoding nucleotidyltransferase family protein, whose amino-acid sequence is MKGIEEIKMKLVELKPMLKEEFKVRTIGVFGSYLRGEAKRGSDLDVLVEFDESAGLSLLDFVGLENYLSDALGVKVDLVERSALKPRIGKRVLEEVVNV
- a CDS encoding type II toxin-antitoxin system VapC family toxin — encoded protein: MRFLDANVFVYAYYKPKKQLTQKERQMKEQAKKIVADVSQGREQVIVTVVHLSEAVNILKHGMPLERLTNLVRGLFMLDNVTVHGVSREAYFAAVELGDDLRLEANDALAVDVMRQSNVTEVFTFDEDFDHVEGITRLPK
- a CDS encoding AbrB/MazE/SpoVT family DNA-binding domain-containing protein, whose amino-acid sequence is MKSGVEVKKVDSQGRVILPADWREAEIDESRELFVIKRKGYLKLVPKRRVDLTEDFDRVDLGVESIGDWKEFQKRFFLRDVHEVFGR